Proteins from a single region of Mytilus trossulus isolate FHL-02 chromosome 2, PNRI_Mtr1.1.1.hap1, whole genome shotgun sequence:
- the LOC134705810 gene encoding uncharacterized protein LOC134705810, which produces MPRGYGGTAILWKKELDTLITPLTIGNERIQGIEISGEPNLIILSVYLPCKGTSDHIDEFQDCIALLNEIVCTYKLTHQIIIGGDLNEDIINGPSSQRKASFTEFMEDHSLETKFTGSTFIHSNGHDTTAIDYFLYQNSYKHSVLEIKKLDIDANVSDHYPIKMVLQHRRYLIQQKSLNDFLKPKINWDRIDKEKYENNINSKLSNKNSEIKSVEDITNAFTQLNEIIKQSTQALIPTRKIGRKRPKLQVMNEEIKVALKNKKIAFFKWKINGRPKETDNLYLKNKKQTTHALRKECRLEVAKRRLCERQKLVNAKTADRKMFHKIIRNQRGKLSKFIDQLNVDDEIFYNEDIIEGWSTHFHQLAKKIPNPNYDNKYLELIENEAKIIIDICKERFKHCPITNKEMEKAISDLNRNKAVDYFGLNAENIIHGGKQLQQYLQLLFDKSFEFGCISDILKIGILFPVYKNKGDIKSSKNYRGITVTATYSKLIEKIIKIRENPVILKNQNPLQRGFTENTTPLLCELMIEEFERESKDLKLPTYIALLDGKSAFDVVVHSNLIRRLYQAGISDQSIILIDSLYKNAT; this is translated from the coding sequence ATGCCAAGGGGCTATGGTGGCACTGCTATTTTATGGAAAAAAGAATTAGACACTCTTATAACACctttaacgataggaaatgagaGGATACAAGGAATTGAAATATCTGGTGAACCCAATCTTATCATACTTTCTGTATATTTGCCTTGTAAAGGTACTTCTGACCATATAGATGAATTTCAAGACTGCATAGCTCTTCTAAATGAAATAGTCTGCACCTACAAACTTACTCATCAAATTATTATAGGTGGTGATCTTAATGAAGATATCATAAATGGTCCATCCTCACAAAGAAAGGCCTCTTTTACTGAATTTATGGAAGATCATTCTTTAGAAACAAAATTTACTGGCAGCACATTTATACACTCTAATGGCCATGATACCACAGCTATTGACTATTTTCTATACCAGAATTCATATAAACATTCTGTTCTTGAAATCAAGAAACTAGACATAGATGCTAATGTCTCAGACCATTATCCAATTAAAATGGTCCTTCAACATCGCCGTTATTTAATTCAGCAAAAATCGctgaatgattttttaaaaccaaagatTAACTGGGATAGAATTGATAAGGAAAAGTATGAAAACAACATCAACTCCAAACTTTCAAATAAGAACTCAGAAATTAAATCTGTTGAAGACATAACCAATGCATTTACTCAACTCAATGAAATCATTAAACAGTCTACTCAAGCTCTGATCCCAACTAGAAAAATTGGCAGGAAAAGACCAAAACTGCAAGTTATGAATGAAGAAATTAAAGTCGctctcaaaaacaaaaagattgcattttttaaatggaaaattaatGGTAGACCGAAAGAGActgataatttatatttgaaaaataaaaaacaaacaacacatgctTTAAGAAAAGAATGTAGACTGGAAGTTGCTAAAAGAAGGCTATGTGAACGTCAAAAATTGGTTAATGCTAAAACAGCGGATCGTAAAATGTTCCACAAGATCATTAGAAATCAAAGAGGAAAATTATCAAAGTTTATTGACCAGTTAAATGTtgatgatgaaatattttataatgaagaTATAATAGAAGGCTGGAGTACACATTTCCATCAACTGGCAAAGAAAATACCAAATCCAAATTATGACAATAAATATCTTGAGTTGATTGAAAATGAAGCTAAAATTATAATAGACATTTGCAAAGAGCGTTTCAAACATTGCCCAATAACAAACAAAGAAATGGAAAAAGCAATATCtgatttaaatagaaataaagcaGTTGACTACTTTGGCCTTAATGCAGAAAACATCATACATGGTGGAAAACAACTTcaacaatatttacaattactttttgataaatcatttgaatttgGCTGCATATCTGACATTCTCAAAATTGGAATATTGTTCCCAGTATATAAGAATAAGGGTGATATTAAAAGTTCTAAAAACTACCGTGGTATAACCGTAACTGCAACATACTCCAAGCTTATAGAGAAAATAATCAAGATAAGGGAGAATCCAGTTATCCTGAAAAATCAGAATCCACTCCAAAGAGGATTTACAGAAAACACCACCCCTCTTTTATGTGAACTTATGATTGAAGAGTTTGAACGTGAGAGCAAAGATTTAAAACTTCCAACATATATAGCCCTTTTAGATGGTAAATCTGCATTTGATGTAGTTGTTCATTCAAATTTAATACGGAGATTATATCAAGCCGGTATTTCAGACCAATCTATTATATTAATAGATAGCTTATATAAAAATGCGACTTAA